One Ilumatobacter fluminis genomic window, CGAAGTACTGGTGCACCGACCTGCAGAAGCGTGCCGCCGACCGGTGTCTCCAGCTGTTCGGTGGCTACGGCTACATGACCGAGTACCCGATCGCCCGTGCCTACGCCGATGCCCGCGTGACCAGCATCTACGGCGGCACCAACGAGGTCATGAAGACCATCATCGCCAAGTCGCTCGGCCTGTAACAGAAGGGGTCAGGCACCTTCTGTTCCACAGGTGAGTGACGGCCCCGCACTCCCTGTAACAGAAGGTGCCTGTCCCCTTCTGTTCACGCACTCCCTGAACAGATAGTGCCTGACCCCTTCTGTTCAGGCGGGGACGTGTGCCTGTTCGAAGTGGAGGGCGTCGTCGGCGATCGGGGAGTCGACGATCAGACCGATGTCGCCCTTGTAGTTCTGGAGGGCGACCCACGGTTCACGATCGCCCTGCTTCGGCAGCATCGGCACCATGCGCTGGATGTAGCCGGCCGAGAAGTCGTCGATCCACGGACGCTGCTCCATCTCCTGATCGTCGGCGCGGAGCCGTGGCACGACGACGTCGGTGTCGGTGGCCCGCATGTAGTTCAGCACCCGACAGACCCAGCCGCACACGATGTCGGCCCGCAGCGTCCACGACGCGTTGACGTAGCCGAACGTCGACGCCAGGTTCGGGACGTTCGAGTAGGCGACGCCCTTGTAGGTGAACGTCTGTGAGAAGTCGACCGGTTCGCCGTCGACGGTGAAGTCCATCTCGCCGAGCGTGACGAGCTGGAGGCCGGTCGCCGTGACGACGATGTCGGCGTCGAGGTGCTCGCCCGAGCTGAGCTGGATTCCGGTCTCGTCGAAGGTCTCGATCGTGTCGGTCACCACCGACGCCGAGCCGTCGTTGATGGTCTCGTACAGATCGCCGTCGGGGATCAGGCACAGGCGCTGGTCCCACGGGTTGTAGCTCGGCGTGAAGTGCTGGTCGACGACATCGTCGCCGAGCTGCTTGCGCGACATGTCGAGCAGCTGCTTCTTCACCTTCTCGGGCTTGGTGCGGGTCTGCTTGTAGAAGAACTGCCCCATGGCGATGTTCTTCTTCCGGGTGAGCTTGTAGGCGAGATCGTCGGGCAGCACCTTGCGGAGCCCGTTGGCGATCGCATCCTTCGCCGGGCGCGACACGACGTACGTGGGGGAGCGCTGCAGCATCGTGACGTGCCCGGCGCCGCTGCGAGCCATGGCGGGCACCAGCGTCATCGCCGTGGCGCCCGAACCGATCACGACGACCTTCTTGCCCTGGTAGTCGAGATCGTCGGGCCACTGCTGCGGGTGCACGAACGTCCCGCCGAAGCGCTCCTCGCCCGGGAAGTCGGGTCGGTAGCCGCCCTTGTACGAGTAGTAGCCCGAGCACATGAACAGGAACGAGCACGTGTAGCTGACCGGCTCGTCGGTGGCCGTGTCGCGAGCGTGCAATGTCCAGCGTGCGTCGGCGCTCGACCATTCGGCCCGCTCGACGTGGGTGTTGAAGCGGATGTACTGCTCGAGGTCGAACTCGGCGACCGTCTCGCGCAGGTACTCCATGATCGACGGGCCGTCGGCGATCGCCTTCTCGTGTTTCCACGGCTTGAAGCTGTAGCCGAGGGTGTGCATGTCGCTGTCGGAGCGGATGCCCGGGTACTTGAAGAGGTCCCAGGTGCCCCCGATGTCGGCCCGCCCTTCGAGGACGACGAAGCTTCGGTCGGGGCATTGTTGGTTGAGGTGGTAGGCGGCGCCGATCCCGGAGATCCCCGCGCCCACCACGACGACATCGACGTGCGGCAGCTCGCTCATGCCAGCGACCGTACCCGTCGGTAACGACTCGCTGCGTGTCGAGCCGATCGAGCCTGCGAAGCTGACGCCCATGATCGACGTCGAGTTCACGAACGTCGCCAACGGCGACATCACCATCCGCGTGGCGACCATGGGTTCCGGCCCGCTGATCGTGTTCGTCCACGGCTGGCCCGAGCTCTGGTACTCGTGGCGCCACCAGATGACCCACGTCGCGGAGCGCGGCTACCGAGCCGCTGCCATCGACGTGCGCGGCTACGGCGGCAGCTCCAACCCGACCGACGTCGAGGCGTACACGATCCGCGAGCTCACCGGCGACGTCGCCGCCGTGATCGACGCCCTCGGCGACGGCGAGCCGGCGATCGTCGTCGGACACGACTGGGGTGCGCCGATCGCCTGGAACACCGCCCGGCTGCACCCCGATCGGGTTCGGGCGGTCGCCGGGTTGAGCGTGCCGTACCTGCCGCTCGGGCCCACCTCGGCGCTCGAGATCTTCCGACAGCTCTACGCCGACCGCTTCTTCTATCAGCTCTACTTCCAGGAGCCCGGCCGTGCCGAGGCCGACTTCGGCGCCGACAGCGCACGATCGTTGCGGATGATCCATCACGGCGCCAGCGCCGACGGCCGTGGGACGTTCCTCGCCGACAAGCCTGCCGACGCAGCGTTCCTCGACGGGATGGTCGATCCGGAGATGCCGCTGTCGCATCTGTCGGAGGACGACCTCGCCGTGTATGTCGAGGCGTTCGAGCAGAGCGGTTGGCACGGTGCGATCAACCGATATCGAGCGCAGGATCTCGACGCGGCCGACGTCGGCCAACTGGGAGGCGGCGAGATCGATCAGCCGGCGGTGTTCATCGGTGGAGCGCTCGACGCCGTCCGCGACTTCATCCCCGGCGCCGACCTGTACGACGCAGCACCCGGCGCCTGCACCGACTTCCGCGGCACCACCATCATCGACGGGGCCGGGCATTGGGTGCAGCAGGAACGCCCCGACGAGACCAACGCCGCCCTCGACGCGTTTCTCGACTCGCTCTAACGCGGGCGAAGGGTGCGGACCACGGTGGTTCCGTCGGCGTGGACGAACGTCGTCGTCAACGCTTCCGGTGTCGCGTCGAGGAGGAGGTAGCCGTGGCGGTCGAGGTCGAGGTGGTCGATGCCCGGGTTCAGCCGGGTCAGGATC contains:
- a CDS encoding alpha/beta fold hydrolase, coding for MIDVEFTNVANGDITIRVATMGSGPLIVFVHGWPELWYSWRHQMTHVAERGYRAAAIDVRGYGGSSNPTDVEAYTIRELTGDVAAVIDALGDGEPAIVVGHDWGAPIAWNTARLHPDRVRAVAGLSVPYLPLGPTSALEIFRQLYADRFFYQLYFQEPGRAEADFGADSARSLRMIHHGASADGRGTFLADKPADAAFLDGMVDPEMPLSHLSEDDLAVYVEAFEQSGWHGAINRYRAQDLDAADVGQLGGGEIDQPAVFIGGALDAVRDFIPGADLYDAAPGACTDFRGTTIIDGAGHWVQQERPDETNAALDAFLDSL
- a CDS encoding flavin-containing monooxygenase, with the protein product MSELPHVDVVVVGAGISGIGAAYHLNQQCPDRSFVVLEGRADIGGTWDLFKYPGIRSDSDMHTLGYSFKPWKHEKAIADGPSIMEYLRETVAEFDLEQYIRFNTHVERAEWSSADARWTLHARDTATDEPVSYTCSFLFMCSGYYSYKGGYRPDFPGEERFGGTFVHPQQWPDDLDYQGKKVVVIGSGATAMTLVPAMARSGAGHVTMLQRSPTYVVSRPAKDAIANGLRKVLPDDLAYKLTRKKNIAMGQFFYKQTRTKPEKVKKQLLDMSRKQLGDDVVDQHFTPSYNPWDQRLCLIPDGDLYETINDGSASVVTDTIETFDETGIQLSSGEHLDADIVVTATGLQLVTLGEMDFTVDGEPVDFSQTFTYKGVAYSNVPNLASTFGYVNASWTLRADIVCGWVCRVLNYMRATDTDVVVPRLRADDQEMEQRPWIDDFSAGYIQRMVPMLPKQGDREPWVALQNYKGDIGLIVDSPIADDALHFEQAHVPA